The following coding sequences are from one Saprospiraceae bacterium window:
- a CDS encoding sce7725 family protein: MYLPYIRGKQFELIGIRELTPDVLIPNKAKVSPIIEPVKDSSTLKTTIKTLVDSDINFTIIANPQVGTFTDIDAVFKAIKSSVGQSKNYQVGIIFHNRSNHNQEIEVLQKYADIVPALTIVHNATFDNIADILALYEEHFSIKYNVINLSATSKRYHRNFEESTRVELDDYFNAQTKNSDYLQVDESSFSEEHIYYQEEGFTGFSDYLSIGEEYSETGFLPYAVAIHLSYDEKQTKKIKVKHFVSDSNDDTSDIAGKFAEALNKLIAWCDQTGYNSVAIPIFREYHNNGHFPGLGTLKKLSLMNHIDLVLKLI; encoded by the coding sequence ATGTACCTACCATATATAAGAGGTAAGCAGTTTGAATTGATTGGAATTAGGGAATTAACGCCTGATGTTCTTATTCCAAACAAAGCAAAAGTGTCGCCTATTATTGAACCTGTAAAGGATTCATCAACACTTAAAACTACAATAAAAACATTGGTTGATAGCGATATTAACTTTACAATTATTGCAAATCCGCAAGTTGGTACGTTTACTGATATTGATGCTGTTTTCAAGGCAATTAAAAGTTCAGTTGGCCAAAGTAAAAATTACCAAGTCGGTATAATTTTTCACAACAGAAGTAACCACAATCAAGAGATAGAGGTTTTACAAAAATACGCCGATATTGTTCCTGCATTAACCATTGTACACAATGCAACTTTTGACAACATTGCAGACATTCTTGCATTATATGAGGAGCATTTTTCGATTAAATACAATGTAATCAATCTATCCGCTACAAGTAAACGATATCACAGAAATTTTGAAGAAAGTACCCGTGTTGAACTTGATGATTATTTCAACGCTCAAACAAAAAATTCCGATTACTTACAGGTAGATGAGAGTAGTTTTTCAGAAGAACATATTTACTATCAAGAAGAAGGATTTACAGGCTTTTCCGATTATCTTTCCATAGGCGAGGAATACTCAGAAACAGGATTTTTGCCTTATGCAGTGGCCATTCACTTGTCTTATGATGAGAAACAAACAAAAAAAATAAAAGTTAAACACTTTGTTTCCGATTCCAATGACGACACATCGGATATTGCAGGAAAATTTGCAGAAGCATTAAATAAGCTGATTGCTTGGTGCGACCAAACAGGCTATAATTCTGTTGCTATCCCTATATTTAGAGAGTATCATAATAATGGACACTTTCCGGGATTAGGAACGTTAAAGAAACTTTCCTTAATGAACCACATTGACTTAGTTTTGAAATTGATATGA
- a CDS encoding RES domain-containing protein has protein sequence MNCCINCFESQYISSIILNNKTIGNCDYCNSKNVSIYEASELNRFFVGIIDLYEVDAENGKPLETQIINDFHKKVFTQNLIDTNNVKQLISEIISDDIADYQNLLDNPVQLKFHNSGVEEDLNQTLFLSWDKFSEEIKTVNRFHLKNPLDLEKLKSLFKHFQKDLPKGKKFYRARITDNSKGYEIAQMGNPPNTSAKSGRANPNGISYLYLANDITTTLYEVRASLFDYVTVGTFRLEENISVVNLSRFTYDVFRLAELESLEEVMIHGSFIDKLEQELSKPRRRSDSELDYLPTQYLSELIKSMGFDGIEFKSSLYQNGVNLAIFNPHKFKGLEVSVYDIENIKLEYTELKTEDTF, from the coding sequence ATGAATTGTTGTATAAATTGCTTTGAAAGTCAATACATAAGTTCTATCATTCTGAATAACAAAACGATAGGAAATTGTGATTACTGTAATTCCAAAAATGTTTCCATTTATGAGGCTTCCGAATTAAATCGCTTTTTTGTGGGTATTATTGATTTGTATGAAGTTGATGCCGAAAATGGCAAACCATTGGAAACTCAAATCATTAACGACTTTCATAAAAAGGTATTTACTCAAAATTTGATTGATACAAACAATGTCAAACAGCTCATTTCCGAAATCATTTCAGATGATATTGCCGATTATCAAAACCTTTTAGACAATCCTGTACAATTAAAATTTCATAATTCAGGCGTTGAAGAAGATCTGAACCAAACACTTTTCCTTTCTTGGGACAAGTTTTCGGAGGAAATAAAAACGGTAAACAGATTTCATTTGAAAAATCCATTGGATTTGGAAAAACTAAAATCCTTATTCAAACACTTTCAAAAAGACTTACCAAAAGGGAAGAAATTTTACCGTGCAAGAATTACGGATAATTCCAAAGGTTATGAGATTGCACAAATGGGTAATCCACCAAACACATCAGCAAAAAGCGGTAGAGCGAACCCCAACGGCATTTCGTATCTATATTTGGCAAACGATATAACAACAACATTATACGAAGTAAGAGCGAGTTTATTTGATTATGTTACAGTTGGAACATTTAGGCTTGAAGAAAACATAAGTGTTGTAAATCTAAGTCGCTTTACTTATGATGTTTTTAGACTTGCAGAATTGGAATCTTTAGAAGAAGTAATGATACATGGTTCTTTCATAGACAAATTAGAACAAGAACTTTCAAAACCACGAAGAAGAAGCGACAGCGAATTAGATTATTTGCCAACACAATATCTTTCAGAGTTAATAAAATCAATGGGATTTGACGGAATTGAGTTTAAAAGTTCATTATACCAAAACGGGGTAAATCTTGCAATTTTCAATCCGCATAAATTCAAAGGATTAGAAGTTAGTGTTTACGATATTGAGAATATCAAACTTGAGTATACTGAATTGAAAACGGAGGATACTTTTTAA
- a CDS encoding ABC transporter ATP-binding protein, with the protein MRSKPIQTLVPKKINFKENLSALQFVPLFFKKVKNVSPSLFYLNIALRIIDAIIPVAQLWVAKQIIDQIVEQIGSGDKSLDKVLLLVALEFGLAILSDIMNRIINLCDGLLGDKYSNASSVEIIKKTAELNLEQLEDPTFYDKLERARQQTSNRVSLLSNILAQFQDIIVISSLLVGVVLFEPWLLLLLIFSILPTIINEIKFSGTSYSLSRSWTQERRELDYLRYAGASDVTAKEVKLFGLSGYLAKRFEELADKYFNASKKLAIQRSFWGSSFNILGTSAYYVAYLLIIFRTISGILSIGDLSFLSGSFNRLRSKLQGFFIRFTNITESSMYLQDYFEFLALTNSDPPADQLVQVPKKILKGFEFRNVGFKYPNTERWVVRNLNFNIGAGEKMAFVGENGAGKTTLIKLLLRYYDPTEGTILLDDVDIKCFDRTSYQQYFGVIFQDFVKFELTLRENIAVGKIEALSDDIVIAEASEKSLADQVIQIVPNGMEQQLGRRFRNGVELSGGQWQKIALARAYMKDAEVLILDEPTSALDARAEFEAFKRFIALTVGKTAVIISHRFSTVRMADRIIVLKDGALLEQGSHDDLLSKNGLYAELFNLQAEGYQ; encoded by the coding sequence TTGCGAAGTAAGCCAATTCAAACCTTAGTCCCCAAAAAAATAAATTTCAAAGAAAATTTATCTGCCTTACAGTTTGTACCGCTATTTTTTAAGAAAGTCAAAAACGTAAGTCCAAGCTTATTTTATCTCAATATTGCATTGCGCATTATTGATGCCATTATTCCTGTCGCACAGTTATGGGTAGCCAAGCAGATTATTGATCAGATCGTAGAACAAATAGGAAGTGGCGATAAAAGTTTAGACAAAGTGCTCCTATTGGTTGCTTTAGAGTTTGGCCTCGCTATTTTGTCGGACATCATGAATCGCATTATCAATTTATGCGATGGACTTTTGGGTGATAAATATTCCAATGCTTCTTCAGTAGAAATAATAAAAAAGACTGCGGAATTGAATCTGGAACAATTGGAAGATCCCACATTCTATGATAAGCTAGAACGAGCTCGCCAACAGACCAGTAATCGAGTAAGTTTACTGTCCAATATTTTAGCTCAGTTTCAAGATATTATTGTGATTTCTAGTTTATTGGTAGGGGTTGTGCTTTTCGAACCATGGTTATTGCTATTGCTCATTTTTTCGATCTTACCAACCATCATCAATGAAATAAAATTTAGTGGGACTAGCTATTCTTTATCTCGAAGTTGGACTCAAGAGAGGCGAGAGCTAGATTATCTTCGATATGCTGGGGCTAGTGATGTCACAGCAAAAGAAGTCAAGCTGTTTGGACTTTCAGGATACTTAGCCAAGCGATTTGAAGAGCTTGCAGACAAGTATTTTAATGCAAGTAAAAAGTTGGCCATCCAAAGAAGTTTCTGGGGATCTAGCTTTAATATATTGGGGACGTCAGCCTATTATGTGGCTTATTTATTGATCATTTTTCGAACCATCTCTGGCATACTTAGCATTGGAGACCTAAGCTTTTTATCTGGATCTTTTAATCGCTTAAGATCTAAGCTACAAGGATTCTTTATTAGATTTACAAACATCACAGAGAGCTCAATGTATCTACAGGATTATTTTGAATTTCTAGCATTGACTAATAGCGATCCACCAGCTGACCAATTAGTACAAGTGCCTAAAAAAATCTTGAAAGGATTTGAATTCAGAAACGTAGGTTTCAAATACCCAAATACGGAGCGATGGGTGGTCCGCAATCTCAATTTCAACATTGGAGCTGGAGAAAAGATGGCATTTGTTGGTGAAAATGGTGCAGGCAAGACAACGCTCATCAAATTACTACTGCGGTATTATGATCCTACTGAAGGAACTATTTTATTGGATGATGTGGACATCAAGTGTTTTGATCGCACAAGTTACCAACAATATTTTGGAGTGATCTTTCAAGACTTTGTCAAATTTGAATTGACACTGCGAGAAAATATTGCGGTTGGGAAGATAGAAGCCTTGTCCGATGATATTGTTATTGCAGAAGCTTCTGAAAAAAGTTTGGCTGATCAAGTGATCCAGATTGTGCCCAACGGTATGGAGCAACAGCTAGGACGCCGATTTAGAAATGGTGTTGAATTGTCTGGCGGTCAATGGCAAAAAATTGCACTGGCTCGAGCCTATATGAAAGATGCAGAAGTCTTGATCCTAGATGAGCCGACTTCAGCCTTGGATGCAAGAGCAGAGTTTGAAGCATTCAAGCGATTTATAGCCTTGACGGTTGGTAAAACTGCAGTGATCATCTCACATAGATTTAGTACTGTAAGAATGGCCGATCGCATCATAGTGCTCAAAGATGGTGCATTGTTAGAACAGGGCAGCCATGATGATCTCTTATCGAAAAATGGCCTCTACGCTGAGCTTTTTAATCTACAAGCTGAAGGCTACCAATAA